The segment TTGCTGGAGCGCAGAGCAGTTtcttaaaaaaggtggaggGTCCCCTAATCTCCTGCTCCAGCCCACTCTAAGTTCGCTGTGGTACCGCTCACATTATGAGTTCAAAGCTTGCTTGACCCAGAATGCATCAGTGTATTGTGCGTGCACCCAcactatttttttgtaaaaaattgGCTGCTGTGATCTCCAAAATGGAGTTTACAAAGTACTTTCAAAAGGAAATTGATCAAGTGGAAAGCAGATTGAGCAGAGCGACTTTAaacagatcaatcaatcaattgctTTATGTGTCCCCCAGTGGGGCAATTAGTTTCACAGCAAGTGGGAGCAGcacaaagtacaaaaatacacaaatacacacagcatAATAAACACATTGTGAACAAGCCTAATAAATACTCACTCCTACTCAAGTTAAAAAAGATTAAGATATTCCACACTAATGAATAAGCTACCTTTTCCTCCTGGAGTTTAGAAGAGAGACAGCGGAAGGAACAAAGGAGTGCTTGTATCTGTTCGTTTTAGCAAGTGGGAGTCTGAGCAGTGAACCTGATGGTAAAAACTGAAACTGTTGGTGTATGGAGTATGAGAGCAGTCGGACAAGATGGAGTTTGCTTTCTTAATCAACTGTATGTTGTAAAGGTCCCGTAAAGTTTCTTGTGCAGACCCGGTGATTTTACTACAAACACTAACAACCTTGTTTAGTAGATTTCTCTCTTTTACCCTCAAGGATTGAAACCAACAGATAAAAGAAAACGTGATCACAGACTCAATAAAAGAACGATAAAACATAGTCATCAGGGTAGAGTCAACCTGGAATTTAGCAAGTTTTCTAAGACAAAAAAGACGctgctgactttttttttataaatcgAGTCCGTATTTTTCTCGAATGTCAGCTTGTTGTTAAGAATAGTGCCTAAGTACTTATAGGACTCTACAATTTCAACTGCCTGACCATCAATCACTGTGAAGTCAGGAGATGAGGGCTGCACACGTCTAAAGTCAACACACATGTCCTTTGTCTTCAAAACATTCAAAGATAAAAAAGATTCCTGACACCATTTTAAGAAATAAGTTATTCAGCAGGCTCACTATGACCATGTCGTCCGCGAACTTCAATATATGGCCGTTTTCAAAGGTGCTACAACAGTCATTTGCGTACAGTATgtacagcagaggagagaggacgcATCCTTGAGGTGAGCCAGTAGATGATACAGATAGATCAGAGAGTTGACCATTAACTCTGACTCTTTGTGTTCTGCAAGTCAACAATACTGCCTTCCAGACCAAAGTTGTTCATAAGTCTCTGGATTAGTAGATGAGGCTGAATAGTATTGAAGGCGGATGAAAAGTCAACAAACATCAGTCTAACATGATTGTTAGAGCTCTCATGGTGCTTGTAGATGTGATTTAACAAAGTTATGGTGGCGTCCTGGACCCCTCTCTTGGACCTGTACGCAAACTGCAATGGGTCAATCAAGTGTTCAGTAATTTTCAGCAGTTCAGCTTTGATCAGTTTTTCAAATGACTTCATAACTAATGAGGTCAGGGCTATGGGCCTGAAGTCATTTAAAGATTTGGGATGTTTAGACTTGGCAGCAGGAACTATAGTCGACTGTTTCCACAGATTAGGAACCTTCTGCTGAGACCAGgataaatcaaaaatgtaattaaaaatggGGCCTAGTTGTTCAGCAGAGTTAGAGAGTAGTCGACTACTGATATTATCAGGACCAACACTTGTTCTTCTTTTACAGTGTTTAAAAGTTTTAACAACAGAATGTGAAAGGAGGGGACGCTTGTTGATTTGGTTCCAGTGTAGTGTTTTTCAGCATCATTATTTCATTAATAAAATCATGCACATCAAATCTGGAGTAGAATTTGTTTAGCTCTTGTGCCAGAGCCAGATCAGAGGTGAACCCATCTAATGAGACCCTTGTCTTCACATTGTCAGTCAGACCAACCATAGACCTAATACTGTCCCATGCTGAGCCCAGATTATTATTGCTAAGCTTATCTTCAAGTTTTAGTTTATAAGATAATTTAGCCCCGTTTGATTTCCTTTTGTACAGACAAAACTTCAGTTAAATTATCCTGTTTAAAAgcctgtttctttttatttagtaACACTTTAAGGTGTCTGCTCACCCAAGGTTTGCTATTGGGATAGTCTTTACAGAGGAGTGGAGGGAACCAACAGTCCCTTGAGTGAGGGGTGAAATTCTTGCCGCTCCACTCTGATCACACGTTCTGGCTCAGGTCTAGCCAGAATGGAGTCAGAGCTACAATTTGTTGCACCTGTCAAACAGTTGTCCACCTTCTACTCTACCGCCAGTAAGCAGAATGACCaactttgggtttttttcccccctgtgaCAGTGAAGGACCCTTTGGATGATATTCCAGATGGCAACCACAAGGATTTCATGAGGCGGTATATGGAGGCTTGGCCTTACCCACCTCTGACCCAGTACAGGATTGGACAGACAGTCAATGCAGAGCTCGATGGAGTCCTACAGAGGTGTGAGGTGCTGGTAGTCGACTGCAGCTTGATGGAGATTCTTGTTGTGGTCAGTATCTGTGAACATCATTCTTTGAACTATTCTAGCTGGTTCTTGGTGTATTTTTCCCTGTTATGTTTATTTAGATTCCAGGACTCATAGTAGTGTGTGCTTTATCAATCTTAGGCAGATCAACGTAAGGAGTGGATCTACCGAGGATCCACATGCTTGCAACACATTCTTAATATGAACAAGATTTTGGAGGTGAAAAAGGAGGAGAAGCAGAAGAAAAAATCTCTCACAGTCAAAGGTAAATTAAATTCTTAAACTAATAAAATCATCTTTTGGGTTATTCAGAACATCAAATTTATCTCTTGTGTATTTCCCTATGTTGTATACTTCAGAATCATCCAAATCGGCATGCTGATGGGACCGTGAATGTGTAACGAGAACTGGTGCTGGTTGCtcttataatttttttttttttttttaatatactttattaatccccctgaggggaaattcagtttttttcacttttactaATAGCCAATATGGCTGTTTTTACAAGTTCCAGAGGGGGAGCAAGATTACACTGGCTCATTACTTCTTCCTGTGGTCACTACTGCTGCTGTTCCTGAGCAACGCAATCGCCTTTGGAGGAAATCCCTTCAGATCAGACGTGCTTGATATTAGTGACAGACATCAGATCCTGTAACTGTGGAGCATTTGACTGTGGccatgaagccaaaaatggccTCACAGTTCAGTGTAGTTATAGTATGTTCTGCTTAAGATTTTATCTCCGTGGAGTGACTGAAAACTATTAAACTGTCTCGAAACAGTAAGATaatgcatttttgttttacaagtGTATCTGTATCATATTTTTTGTGTTcttgaataaaaatgtcttaTTGTCTTAAGATGTTCTAAGCTTATTTGAACTTTTTGAAAAAGCAGCATCCACTCTAAATGCACATAAACCAAAAACTGCGagctatggaagcccatttctacAGGTGGTGACAAGATAGTGTTTCACATGTTACAAGTCAgcctcaagtcccaagtcaaaacagagtcaagttgcaagtcaaGACTGTAACTTTGAATTTCAAATCCCAATGAAGTCATAAAgggctcttcaccaaatgtaatgcaatTTTTAACATCGGAGTACTAATATATTTAATTCacaaaatcatgaatgcttgtTAAAATTTGTATTCATTAGTCAAAAGAGTTGTTGCATCTCTGTCTGTAACTTTTGACCCGCTTATTTTGCATTTGataattcattttttgttgaccaccacatagtatttgtgcataaaaaaattCTTTGGTGCCCATTGACGTAATGTTAGTTCTTACTGTTCTCTCCCGCAACTTGACTGGAAGCTGTCATACTAGTTCAGAGTTTATCATTTAGAGGATTAAGTGTTAATATTAGTTGATTCAGAAAATAAAGGGAAATTTATGATTTGTGGCACACATTAAATAACATGCTTATTAGTCTTTGGACTtggggggaaggtatcaagtattttaaaGTCAAATGGCCAAAAgtccagtggtgtagtggagggtctGTGTAGGTATGCAGGGTATcaccacctctttttctggctgtttacagtatacccacctatcagacAAAACTCCATTGtgatatataggagagtattcctcctcagtaacctaCCCAGGGGCGTAAACATagagtgcaggcagtgcagttgcactggggcctgtggggTGAAGGGGCCTGCAGAGAGAGCGGGCTCTTGTAAGTGATTCAGATTGTCACTTTGAACACATATCTGTGCTCAAAGAGGGATGATTAAACAAGAATGTTCCTAATTTAAAAATGTGCcatttgatatatatatatatatatatatatatatctatatatacatatatcctcaaaaaagcagacatctctatgtcatgttttttttttcaattaaatgatTCACTTCTTAATTTCTTTGATATCTTTTATCAGATATGCAGTGATTGCTGTGTAACATGTACGCTGATGTCCAaagtcaagtctctatttgtgtcaTGACAATACATACACGATGCACCAAGGTCACATATCCACCCATCTActtagtagtacacccaccaagtgaagtcatgagtcattggtgttgAGTACAGGTCAAGTAGCAAgtcttatttgtttgttttatcttaaGTTATCAAATTTGTGAATCAGTGCTTACTTGAGCCCAAGTCATGTGGCTTTAGTCCACACCTCTGTCCATTTTcttaaggaaaaaacaaaacaaatagatAAAAAGTTGGatatgatgaaaataaattcaCTAATTGCAAgtcaaaattataaaaaattgTAAGAAGTCAAATTAATGGCATTGTAAGTCACAATTGAAGAAAAATATGGGCTTGTAATTTTAATTTCTCAGATAAGGCAAAATGAACAAGACTGCCTTAGTGCTCAAAATTCTGTATTACATCTTAATTGTAGAGAAAATGTTCAACATCATCAGTCACTTATATTAATACAAAACTTGTCTAACATGGCAGTTTGATTCTTACAAATATGATTTAGTTGTGACCGTTGCAGAGTACTACGCTAACGTGAACATGCAGGACTGAATTAGAGTCTCGGCACAGGGAGGCGTTAGAACCGCCAGTCTGAACCAGAACTAGCTGTACAGAAAGCgaaggaaggaaaaaagctGGCTGCCTGCTAGCAACAGAGCTTTGGACGTCGGGCTACGAGAAGATAAATAGACAAAACTGGAACGCCAACACGGATTTCTTGTGGGACAAACGTACAGGGCTCGCTGCTAAAACGGTAAATATCACATACGAGCTGTCCCGTGCCCTAAAGTAAGCCACATTCCGACCCAACGGTTAGTACGGCGGCTAGCGAAAGTATGTTATGCTAGCTGTCGAACGTAGCTAAGCTAAGATGGCGGTCAAAGTATTTACATTAGCTAACATTGCTAGCAGAGCATGCTAACAGCCAGGTCGTCGCTTGTTGGTCAGTTAGTTAGCTGGTTAAGCAGTTTTAAGTTATGTTAGCTGTTGATATATCGGTGtgtgaaaactgagaaaatactGGATGCCCACTGCTTACTGAAATAGCAGCGGTAACGGCACTAACGCATCGTCTTACATGGTAGGAAATAAGCTTTAACGTTAGCGACAGCTGCAACCGTGTTGTTATCTGGGAACGTTGTTTTGTTATCATCTAGCTTAGTTAAAGCTTATCTAATAAAGGCTAAACGTTATATCAGTTGTGTAATTATAGCATGAATATTTATTGTTTACAATCGCAAGGAAGCAACGCTGCATTTACGCTAACCTGCGGTGGGTTGGTAATAGTTAAACAGGATCATGCAACAGGGTTATTAAAATGCAACCCTGCATTTGATCACTCGTCTCTCTTCACATACTTAAAAGCCTGCTTCAACAGTTGTCTTTCTAGCTACAGCTATTTTTGCACAGATTTATAGGCTGCATGTTTCATCAGGATGCTTTTAAAGTTTAAGTGTTgacctgtgtgtttctgtggttGGTGTATTCAGCTGTAGGCCACCTACACATCCacgttgttgttttatttatactttGTTATACAGTGTCTGTTTACTAAGCTGCTGTCCTCAATCAGCCCATTTGATCTGACTTTAAGGAGCCAATTGGGGTTTCTCCAAGGGCAGCTTTATTAAACAGTGAGGCTAACGTTTGCATTTTCACATACAAGAGATTGTGTAGGTCAAAAATTCCTGTCTCAGGTTGCTTGTCTCTCACAACTCCTCCCACTGACTCCCACATCTCAGTTTGACTTTGGCGGTGGACAGCTGTCCCACTGATAGGAATATTTGACGAGGAGAAAAACTTTTACAGGACTCAATGTAAAAAGGGATCTCCCACTATTGTCTACTGTAGTTTTCAGTTCAACAAGCAATTCATTAACTTTCAAGGGGACTTTATTAAAGTTCTTaatactgttttgtttgttcttctAATAATCCACTAGATGCCTCACACTAGACGTTACTCATCTTCGGACAGAGACAGTCGAAGCAGCTACCAAGACCgttacagagacagagacagagacagagggcgAAGACATCGACACAGAAGATCGCCTTCTTACTCCTCCAGCAGTGACAGAGATAGAGACCGAGACAGAAGAGGACGgggacacagacaggaaggaaGCTTTGTACGCTCCAGGaggtatgtttgtgtgtatggtGTGGTTTATTTGGTGTGCTGTGTTGCAGTTTTACCTATACATTTCAATATGTTCAATCACGAGTACCAACTTTGTAGAGCTTTTTTGAAGGTTTGTTGGTTTCCAATCTTGAGGTTTCAGTGTTTTCCTTTGTCCTCTGATTCAGTCGTAGCTATGACAATCGCTCTACAGAGCACCGGCCATTTGACAGAAGATACTGCGAGGGATACAGACGCTTGGATCAGAGCCGAGATCAAGACCGCGACAGAGAAAGGGAGCCACATGGAGCAGCTGAAAGTTACTATCCACGCGACTTCTCCCCAAATGTATATGATTACCGACGTGGCCGCGAAAGGGATCGGGAACGGGACGAGTCATACCGGCGGAAAGGCAGCAGGCGTAAGCACAAACGAAGGCGGCGTAGAACCAGGTCCTATAGCCCATCTTCCTCGGTGAGTACAGCCAGTCTTGAGATTGTGTTTTAactctcctcatcctctctcctTCCATCTCTGTCCCTTCCACtgagctctctctgtctctgtctttctctaaCCATTTATTCTCCGCAGCTCCTGGAATTGGTAAGTAGTACAATctttatgattttgtttttgttccgtcagaggggattttaatttttgttttagtgGGTTTTGCTTAAATTGACATTTCTTTTTGGCagagcattttcatttttatgcaaaTACTTTTTCAGTAGTTCATCAGTAATCATCCACTAATTCTTAATGCTCTTTAGATACATGCTCATCACAGCTTTCCtaacttttacttttgaaagCCTAGTACTTGGTCCAACTATTCTGTGTCTGTGGCCCTACCTTTACATAAAATTTTATTTGGTGTGTTGTTGGTTCTATAGTAAAAGCTTAAATTCTGTGGTAACAGTTGGTTGGCCACTTGTGAACTTTAGTGCAGATAGgctgaaaaaagtgaaaatgttcTACCAAACACTTTGTAAGATTAAGATTTAAATACACTGCAGGTTTTTTGTTAgaatttactgacatttaaaatgttttagcttcattaaaatgcattttttgtgtggGTCATTTTTAGCCACACATGTATAAGTAGTATTTATTTAAGGGAGAAAGGGGTTGAAATTGATGTAGCATATATGCTGGGATTATCTTTTAATATTTCCTGTTTGATTACGTATGGTCCTCTCATTTTATTTTCGTTTTTGTTTAATCTAAAAAGTCAACCTGATAAGTTTTGTATTAGTTATATTACTGTTTTGAATGGTTTTTGCGTTGATGAATGGATATGCCAGTTGCTTCCTTGTTTGTAAGCAGCTGTGGTTAAAAGGTAGAGGGGGGAGAGGAACAGAGGACAGCATGTAATCTTTGACTTGTTCCCTTGCACTATATCCCTATCGTTATATATTTCCTTCACGTGGTGTCATGCGTGAATCGCCCCATGACCACCAAACCCACCTACAACCACAActaccaccaacaccaccctcctcttccctcctcgTCTACCTGTGCGGCCTGACGCCATGTCTGCGGCTGCCCCTGAAAACCCCCTGTTCCCTCCGGTCGTGTCGTGACCTGCTGATGGCGGTTTGGGTGTGAAAACAGCGGAGTGACAGCCGGACGAGGGCACTGAGTGTGAGGGACGACGAGGAAGGGCACCTGATCTGTCGGAGTGGGGACGTCCTGCAAGAGAGATGTACTCACTGCCACTACTCTATCGTAACCCTTCTCCATATGAGTATTAAAGCATAGAGCATTTACATGACATGGGAGtgcctgatgatgatgatgatgccttGCTAGAATGCTCTTCGCTCTAGCTGAAATGGCAGGGTGGATTGCAGGAATGTTGAAGATTTTGAGAGGGACTTTAGATACCTTCTCCTTTTTGTTCTAGGATTTTAAGCTGTGgagcattttctgtttcacaggtTACTTGACTTTCCTAAACGTAGAATCCCATTTgcagctgtttgtctctgttgcCTTTCAGATTAAACCTCAGTTACAGTTCTAAGTCTGTAGCTTAAGATAGCTATTTCCCACTAGTAGGGTTTCAGGgattttcttttatgtttttttagcaGACATCTGACATGCACATCACTTATTTAGTATTTTCCTAGCACAACCAGCGCACATTTAGACTGTAAATTTATCTTAAAAATACTTGCCATTTTTGGTATCATACAATGTTTAGTAGAAATACtaatcatttttcagttttacacAATATTTCTGTGTCCTTTTGGGCAAAGACAGCCACATCTCGAAAGGATGTGCCTTTATTTGTGATGGCTGCAAATTGGTCATAAAAAAAGGAAGGGAGCATTTTACATTTGCTCCCTTATTTCCTTTAAATGTATTATAGCGCTATGATTTTAATCATCATAGATTACCTCAAAGTGTTTCAAGCCTGCCAGTTTGAATAGGCAGCCATTTGAAAAGGGGATGGGCGCTAGAATTGGTACGCCGCCTGTCTACACTTTTGCATTATGTATTCCTGCTTAAGTCCACATGTCTAATGCTCCTGTTCTTTCTTTCCctgccctccctctctcctccttctctctctgtgttgtgttgcagATGAGATTGTCAGCACTTTGGGAGAAGGCACCTTTGGGAGGGTGATGCAGTGCATAGACCATCGCAGGTGTGTATCAATTGACACTGGGAAAACAACGGTTGTCACCTGCTCGCTGTGTTTGAGttacaggggaaaaaaagagtgtTAATCTCATACCTAAGGGGGTAGACTTGAGCCAGATTAGATCAGGATAAGAGTATTTAACATTCTTCTTAACTATTGATTACTACTGTTTCTTCCCGGGActgttttgaatttaaaaacCCCTTCATCAGATTGTCCAtcgctttctgtttttttcctgctgccTTTGATAATCTGGTGCAGTGTCTTGCAGGCAAATTAGCTCTGCTGCATTTTAGCCTCATTTGACTATGTGCCTTCTCCCTGATAGAGTCATAATGGAAGATGTGTTGTCTTGTGATAATGCCAGAAATGCACATCTAACAATTTCAAATTCAAGGTTTTATGGTCAGGGCCTTAGGAAAGAGACGTATGGATTATCTATTCATGTCTGTGACCAACTGAAGCTGCATTAAGAAGATGCTTATTGTAAGAAGGGACTTCTCATATTCTTACCATATAACTAATATCAATATCAGAAATTTTGTTCTCCTATCCATCTTagtaagtgtgttttttaattcagtCACACCCTTTTCTGGGGCATCGGCTCCCCAAAAGGAGGTTGGCATACAAATGTAAAGCaggttttgtgttttatgtccTCTGTTTTTGACCTCATACTATCTTATGTCTTACAGGGGAGGAGCCAATGTTGCTCTGAAAATTATCAAAAATGTGGAGAAGTACAAGGAAGCCGCTCGCTTGGAGATTAATGTACTAGAGAAGATCAATGAAAAGGACCCTGATAACAAATTGTGAGTTCTGACTGCTTCAATTAAATGAACTTCTTAACCTTGAGTAACAGTGCCTGAATTAACTCCATTTTCCGTAGTAGAGCTAAGCAATAAACCTAAAATCTATCAGTGCTGACATTTAGTGTCACCAACTCAGTTTTGCTTGTTTGATAAAAGCCTCACCGTCCTGGAAGCTTTCAACAGTTACCAAGAGATGATACGCTAGATTAATCTCTATAGAAGTATTTATTTTAGCTGTTGTACAAGTAAAGTGGTGTTTGCATTTAAATGATCCACTATTTAACTCAAACTTCCTGTATCCTGTTTATCTTGCAGCTTGTGTGTACAGATGTATGACTGGTTTGACTACCATGGTCACATGTGTCTCTCCTTTGAGCTGTTAGCTCTCAGTACCTTTGACTTTCTGAAGGAAAACAACTACCTGCCCTACTCAATTGGTCAGGTCAGACACATGGCCTACCAAATCTGTCTCGCAGTGAagtgtaagttttttttttaatgatgtccTGTATTTGGGTTTAGTACAAAAGAAACTCATATTAGTCAGTTAAGAATGGGTTTAATGCACCAAATATACTGTATAGCTCAACATATTGCGAACAAGTATCAGCAACCAATTCGGCATGTTCAGTGTAGAGACTCTCCTTACTTAAACTAATTAAGTTGTTGTGCTGTTGTCTCTAAAATAAGTGTTTGCCTAATAATGTGTCTTCATCAGTTGCCACAAATTGAGTGGCTGGACTAACAGCGTTTTGTTGTTGGTAGACAGCCTGTAGCCACATGAGGGCATTATAGTGTCTCTGTTAACTTATTAAGCTTCTGATTAGGAAAACTATGCTGTAATGAAGACTTCCTGGCTACATCTTTTTAGTTGTCCAGTTGACAAACTCAAATGTCAATATCTACATGTATTCTGTGGGTTTTTTActattcacatttttttgtccatgctctttttattaatttcaccCTATCTATATTATGATCATTATTGTTCATTGTTTTATCTCATCTTAAATGAATTAACATCAGCACACTGATGATTAGAAGATGGATTGTGTAAAGTAACTGCATGTTCATTAAGTGGCAAAAGTGAAGACTAAATGACCAATGTACTCATGTTTTGTCTCCGTAGTTCTCCATGACAATAAGTTGACGCACACAGACCTAAAGCCTGAGAACATCCTTTTTGTCAACTCAGACTTCACAATGTCCTTCAATGTAGAGAAGGTAAGATGCAGTAGACTCTTGTGGTAGGCCTGTACCACTTTAATTGTGATACTGAACATGGTTGATCTCGTGTTGAAATGTTGCCAGTAGATGTTGCTTAGCAGTCTCatgaataaatatgtaaaaccCACAGCTGCAGTTTGAAACTGCTCGACTGAAATTTCCATAAAACAGCATGACTTAGAGACACAGTCTGCATAATACTTTGTAGGAAAGTAGATCAAAGCTCAAGAAACACTGTTTTGTGTCTTGCAGAAGCGAGAAGAGCGGACGGTTAAGAGCACGGCAGTACGTGTGGTGGACTTTGGCAGTGCCACTTTTGACCACGAGCACCACAGCACCATTGTGTCCACGCGGCATTACCGTGCCCCTGAGGTCATACTCGGTGAGGATGGCCATACATGTACTGAAAACACTCCTTCTCAGAAAGGATAAAATACATTATTTCAGCCTACCAGAGTTCCAGTTAAACTAAGGTTTCAGAGATTTAACAAGGAAATCAGCTTGGAGATGAACACCTGTGTCTGTTTCAGTCGGCACGTGTCAGTTGTTGTTCCTACATTGCTCTGTCAATCAAATATTTGCGGGCATGTTCTTGTAGAAACAGGCTGCGTTCTACCAGTTGAAACAAGCGCAGCTCAGCATTCCTctattgaaatgtattttaaagtgCCTTGTTCTGCAGAAGATAAGGTGAtgcatctcttcctctcagtcAGTTCATATTAATCTTTAGCTATTTTCTCATATGACCTCCTCATTGTCTGGACATTGTCAgtttccctttcacacatgtagcacacaGCAGATCTTCTGTGCCGGTAGCGTTCTCACCTACTAGGAATACTCTGTTTGGTTTAGGCTAGGGGCATCATGTGGATTACACTGCAGTTGCGTAGCTGGTTCATTATTCGGCCATTGAATATCTCTTGATGATTCAGCGCTGGCTTTACTGACAGAAGTTCCTGAATCTGGTCATCTCTCTAATTATGCCATTATCGTCGGTGTGTAAATGACTCTTCTTCATCCATGGATGTTCGTTTTCTTCCAATCCAAATGATTTGGATATTTGTAGTCTCACATAAAgcacatgtgtgaaaggggctgtATATTCACatattaacaacagcaacagtagtAGGTGTCGAGATCATTTTTGGCCACTTAATGTAAGGATTACAAATTCACACACCAGTTTTAAACTATAAAGTATTGCTCTTTAAGTTCTAACCTTTTCTTTGAAGCACATGGTATTCATGCCATAAACTGAATCACCCTATGTGGCGTATAAACTGAGTCATTAGAATAATTTTGTGTGGTGTCAGCAAGCATCAACTCCAGCCTAGAGTAGGTCATTTATTCAATACATGTTTTCAACCTTCAGAGCTGGGCTGGAGCCATCCGTGTGACGTGTGGAGCATCGGCTGTATCCTCTTTGAGTTCTACCTGGGCTTCACGTTGTTTCAGGTACTATGGCATCCCACTGCAGCAAAGACCTGGGCCTCATTTAAATGAGAATTTTA is part of the Epinephelus moara isolate mb chromosome 22, YSFRI_EMoa_1.0, whole genome shotgun sequence genome and harbors:
- the clk2a gene encoding dual specificity protein kinase CLK2 isoform X1, with product MPHTRRYSSSDRDSRSSYQDRYRDRDRDRGRRHRHRRSPSYSSSSDRDRDRDRRGRGHRQEGSFVRSRSRSYDNRSTEHRPFDRRYCEGYRRLDQSRDQDRDREREPHGAAESYYPRDFSPNVYDYRRGRERDRERDESYRRKGSRRKHKRRRRRTRSYSPSSSRSDSRTRALSVRDDEEGHLICRSGDVLQERYEIVSTLGEGTFGRVMQCIDHRRGGANVALKIIKNVEKYKEAARLEINVLEKINEKDPDNKFLCVQMYDWFDYHGHMCLSFELLALSTFDFLKENNYLPYSIGQVRHMAYQICLAVKFLHDNKLTHTDLKPENILFVNSDFTMSFNVEKKREERTVKSTAVRVVDFGSATFDHEHHSTIVSTRHYRAPEVILELGWSHPCDVWSIGCILFEFYLGFTLFQTHDNREHLAMMERILGPVPSRMIRKTRKQKYFYRGRLDWDESSSAGKYVRENCKPLRRYLLSEAEEHHQLFDLIESMLEYEPSKRLVLADSLKHPFFENGGTGESGSGKNWEGNRDISR
- the clk2a gene encoding dual specificity protein kinase CLK2 isoform X2, translating into MQCIDHRRGGANVALKIIKNVEKYKEAARLEINVLEKINEKDPDNKFLCVQMYDWFDYHGHMCLSFELLALSTFDFLKENNYLPYSIGQVRHMAYQICLAVKFLHDNKLTHTDLKPENILFVNSDFTMSFNVEKKREERTVKSTAVRVVDFGSATFDHEHHSTIVSTRHYRAPEVILELGWSHPCDVWSIGCILFEFYLGFTLFQTHDNREHLAMMERILGPVPSRMIRKTRKQKYFYRGRLDWDESSSAGKYVRENCKPLRRYLLSEAEEHHQLFDLIESMLEYEPSKRLVLADSLKHPFFENGGTGESGSGKNWEGNRDISR